Within Citrus sinensis cultivar Valencia sweet orange chromosome 1, DVS_A1.0, whole genome shotgun sequence, the genomic segment AAGGGAAGATTTAGGCTTGAGAACAATTTGTACCCTTTTGTCTACCTTCTCCCCGACGGTAACGTCTACGTTTTCGCCAACAATCGCTCCGTTGTCCACGATCCGAAAGCTAATAAAATCATACGTGAGTTCCCACAACTCCCCGGTGGCGCCCGCAGCTATCCCGCAACCGGAACCTCCGTGCTGCTTCCCTTGTATCTTCCTCGCGACACCAACAAACCTGTTGATGCTGAAGTGCTGATATGCGGTGGCTCGGTACGCGAAGGTCTGTATCTAGgagaggaagaaaaaagatttgtgAATGCCTTGGATGACTGTGCAAGAATGGTGGTTACAAGCCCGAACCCAGAATGGAAGATAGAAAAGATGCCAGCACCCAGGACTATGGCTGATGGAGTCCTTCTTCCAAATGGGGAGGTCCTCATTATTAATGGAGCAGACCTCGGTTCAGGAGGATGGCATTGTGCGGATAAACCTAGCTTGAAGCCCATGTTGTACAGGCCTAATGCGCCAGAGGGCCAGAGGTTTGCAGAGTTGGCCCCTACAGACATTCCAAGAATGTACCACTCAGTGGCTAATTTACTACCTGACGGTAAAGTCTTTGTGGGTGGCAGCAACGACAATGACGGATACTTTGAGTTTGCCAAATTCCCAACCGAGCTCAGGCTCGAGAAATTCACTCCTCCGTACTTGGCTCCGGAGTATGCTGCCTTAAGACCCGCCATCTTGGAAGATCAATCCGATAAGGCAGCTACGTACGGCAAGTGGGTCTACTTGAGGGTTAAGTCATCTGAGCCGCTAACCATCAATTACGTCCAGGTCTCAATCGTTGCACCACCTTTCGTTACACATGGCATCTCCATGAATCAGAGGATGCTTTTCTTGTCCGTCATCGAGCTCAAGAACAATGTTGCCCCAGGGGTTGACGAAGTTGTTGTTGCCGCCCCACCCACCTCAGCACTTGCTCCTCCTGGTTACTATTTGCTTTCTGTAGTTAACCAGGGAATTCCAAGCCATTCAATATGGTTTCATCTCAAGTAGATGATCATCCCGGGATAACTATATTTTTCCACACcccatgcatgcatgcattcattcattaattaaaagctttttttgattattgtttctttatctttcttcccttttttttcctttttttttcatgtaaatCTTTGGGGTTACGTTGTGTGCGATTCTCGAGGAGAGGATACCCCATTTCTTTGaattgaattcaaattataaattctttgattaatttcaaacaaattttttacGATTTCAATCACAAATTGGCTAGCTGATCGAAGTACGTTGTAAGTTGTAACTCGTCCCGAACTGTAATCCCgagttgaaaattatttacacaCGCAATAACTCTAAATCTATGTGTCTTTATGAAGTTCCAGTGTGTTGAGTTAGGTTTGCATGTAATCTGAAGG encodes:
- the LOC102612159 gene encoding aldehyde oxidase GLOX1-like, with amino-acid sequence MAKASSKKVQSLILLAAVLLLVNNAAAAPAGGFLGSWELISQNAGISAMHTQLLPKTDQIAVFDASVWHISRLQLPQEKRPCFWHHNKLTNQTAEDCWCHSIFYDYNKNAVKALKVQSDTWCSSGGLSADGRLVSTGGFQYGAKAIRYLWGCDTCDWVEYPEGLAEPRWYSTQVMLSDGSFLVYGGRDAFSYEYVPVEKESNKAAIAFPFLFETQDFLERPGNPKGRFRLENNLYPFVYLLPDGNVYVFANNRSVVHDPKANKIIREFPQLPGGARSYPATGTSVLLPLYLPRDTNKPVDAEVLICGGSVREGLYLGEEEKRFVNALDDCARMVVTSPNPEWKIEKMPAPRTMADGVLLPNGEVLIINGADLGSGGWHCADKPSLKPMLYRPNAPEGQRFAELAPTDIPRMYHSVANLLPDGKVFVGGSNDNDGYFEFAKFPTELRLEKFTPPYLAPEYAALRPAILEDQSDKAATYGKWVYLRVKSSEPLTINYVQVSIVAPPFVTHGISMNQRMLFLSVIELKNNVAPGVDEVVVAAPPTSALAPPGYYLLSVVNQGIPSHSIWFHLK